The window TTTAGTTCTAGTTCTGCCACTAACCTAGTGCAATTAGCTATTACAGTACCTTCATTGCATAGTATCAAAACAGCTTGACCCTATACTACTCAATTCAGACAACGCTATTAGGCAGTCAGCAACTACCTGAAAGATTCTAACGGGTGACTTTGTTTCTGTGGGCTTCTGTGTCAAATGATCTGGTTGGATTATTAGCTGTCTCAGATCCCTTATGggcctgacattctgtgttttcAGGCACTTCTAGCTCTAATGTGTTAAGAGCTTAACCAGCTCCAATTTTCTCTGCATTTTCTGAATTGCTTTAACCTCTCTCCAGCTCTTCTATTCGATTAAACTTGATATTTGCTGaatattctttgttctttctccGATTGACATGGTATTCCTCTCCCTTAAACCCCTCATACCTACCTCCCCTTCCCTCAATTTCTTATTCAATTTCCCTGTGTAATCCCCTGGTGTTTTGGTTGTTGCTTGGGTAAACAGATGCAATGAGGTAGGTAATACATCCCCTGCTGGTGATGAAGAGGATCCCCTGTGATCTGCTCTGGCTGGTAGCCTTGGAAGATGGGGTTCTGGTCCTGGCTCTTATGCTTATTCACTGTGTGACTTAGAGAAGACGCTTCCCATCTCTGGgctctcagttctctcatctattaaatgagggggCTGGCCTAGATGATTTCGAATGTcttttctggctctgacattctcgGATTCTATGTGGACACTGGCAACATTGAATACTTGTCAGACCTTAAGGGCTAGTCCTAGAAATATGGGTGGAGTCCTATTGGGGGTAGGCATGAGGGCTTGGCCAGAGAAGTGGCCACCAAGGGAAGTGAATAAGACAATTGGGGAACTCCTCTGGAAAATGTACccgtagggcagctaggtggcgcagtggataaagctcgggccctggattcaggaggacctgagttcaaatttaacctcagacacttgacactagctgtgtgaccctgggcaaatcacttaaccttcattgcccggcaaaagggggggaaaaaaaagggagaaaatgtacCTGTAAGAATATCCTCAGGCTATGATTTAGAACTAGTAAGTATTTCCCTTATTAAGCAAGGGAATGAAGAAGGAAGTGATCAAGGGAGAAGGTGCATCAGTGAGGGACATTTTAGGGCATGGACAAGGAAGTGCATATGGTTAAGGCTCATTCTGATTAGTATAACtggttctctctcccttctgtctcCTCCCAGGGGTCCCCAGGTTACACCAGCCCTAATTTGGGGGCATCCCCTGTGCTAGGGGGGCAGGGGCACAACTCTTGgtcagggaaaaggagaagggatggAGGCCTGAGAAGGAAAATCGATGCCCAGTGTTAGCTCAAGACTGTGGTGTGAATTGCCCctgaatgtatgtgtgtgaggtTGGCTGATTTTTCATCATGGGGCCAGTCAGTGGAAATCCTAGTTCTCTCACAGGGCATTTACTGTACTCTTAAGGCCATGTTACCTCTGCCTGAGAGGAGTTGAACCCTTTCCTGTTGGCTTGCAGGTGTGaccctttttccccctcccccgggTGACCCAAAAGCTGCTCCCATCCCAAGACTGCTGGAGagacatgaataaaaataagGTAAGTGCCTCATCCTTCTGTCCTCCCTGCTGGCCCTGGTGTCTTGTCTTGCTGGACTCTTGACCTGCTCTGCACCAGAACTTCTTGAATTCTAGCCTGTCCCTGAGGGATGAATGAACCTGCCCCCTCATCTGATCTGCATTCCAGGGGGCATGTTGGGCCCTTTGCAgttatcctttcttttctttctttttttctttgctgggcaatgagggttaagtgacttgcccagggtcacacagctagtaagtgtcaagtgtctgaggctggatttgaactatcctcctgaatccagggctggtgctttatcccctgtgccacctagctgcccccaaacagctATCCTTTCTGTTCAACAATACTTCCCCTACTAAGTTCAGATGCTCAAGGGACCTTTTGTTGGGGGCCTCAGTTCatctggaccttagttttctcatctataaaatggagataaggatCCTTGCCTTGCTTAACTTATAAGGTTATAGGGAGAATCAAATTAGGAAATGGATGTAAAAGTGCTCTGAAAAGTTGGTGATATGCCCAGATTGAACTCCCACTAGGTTTGGAGCCCCTCATTAGGTATaccaaggaaggaaaagatatgGCCATGCATGAATAAgattattgttgtttggttgtgtccaactcttcatgattccatttggagttttcttggcagagatactagagtggttcaccatttccttctccagcgcattttatagatgaggaaactgaggtaaacagggtgaagtgacttgcccagggtcacacagctagaagtatctgaagcaggatttgaacttaggtcttcctgactccaggtctggcactctatcctctttCTGACCTGCTCTATATGATTAAGATACAACTGACTAAAAGCAGGATCCAGATAAAGTGATGATTAGTGCAGTCTAAATGGTGCCCACATGAGCTAAGCTTGTGGGTGCTGAGGACACTACAGGACACAAGAAAGACATGGGGGTTAGGAAGCCTGTTGTTCACTCTCAGGCTCTTGATAGAACTGGAGGCAGCTCTGGCCAATATGGGGCcttgctgagcttggagtcaggactcTGGGGGTCAGGTTCCAATTTCTCTTGGGccctaaggtttacaaagcactttcttcaccaCAATCCAGTgaggcagtggtgtcaaattcaaatagaaagggattctttaaaaccacaaattaacattatctgaaTTGtcctgtattttaatttattttgttaaacatttcccaatcacattttaatctggtttggctaTACTCTAGAGCCTTGCTAGCCTGGagagtttgacacttctgctgTGAGGGAAGTCATATgagatcccattttacagatgaggaaactgaggccctgaggggttaagtaatttgccttaTCCCATAGCTAAAATCTCATGTTCaaagcagaatctgaactcagatctctccCAACTCCTGCCTTTGGGCCACATTTGTCTGAGGATAAATCCAAAGCTTGAAATCTTGGACTCATCCATCACCCTGTGATTTAACCCTAtcattcccctctcctttccattcTAGGACTCATTAGCTGGATTCATTTAGCAGACTCCTCACTGGTCTTCCTGGTACCATTCTCTCCCCCATAGGCCATCTTGAGCATGTTTCCAGGCTCATGTTTTAAATATCATGCACTTTCTGTATCATTCCCTTGCTCAAATACCTTCTGTGACATCCAGGTACCTAAAGACTAAAGCAAAAGATTTTCTGCCTGATATTCAAATGTCTCCAATGTTTAGCTCCAACTTACCTATGCAGCCTCATTTCCTACTACAGCCCTACGTGAACCCTCTGCTCCAGCCAAACCGAACACACCATTCCAAATCTTTGTCTGCACCATCACCCCTGCCTGAAATGccctctttcctctctgcctGTCCAAATCCTCTTCATCCTTCAAGTGCTGGCTACACCTAGACTGTGGTgatttctccttcccctcacctAAGGCTCTTAGATTCTTCCTACAAGTGTAAATTATCCTAAATCTTAGAgggaagttgggggggggtggagtagaAAAGCCACCCCATAGAGGGTGAGAGTTGAACAGAGTCTTGAAGGAACCTGGGGAAGGCAGAAGAGGGAGGTGATGGAGAACATTCTAGCCATAGAGGACAATCAGTGAGAAGACAGAATTGGAAGATGAGTGTTCTGTTTCCTGAATGACTAGAAGGCCAGTGACAAATGGAAGACCTGCTGGGGTGTGCTCCAGCCATCCCCCTCACCGAAGTGGGGAGTAGGGGGCAAAGGGGATAGTGAGGTAAAAGCTAGGGGGAAAATaatcaaattgatattcttatCCCCTCATTCCCAGAAAGGACAATGTGAATTATTTGTCCTACTTTGGCCATCACTTCCAtatatgttttgtcttcccccattaaaatgtaaggtccttgtgGGCAGCCATCGTCTTTGTTTTTGTGTCtatattcccagggcttagaACACTGCCCGGTGGgtgcttattaagtgctttctcactcattcattcatttcatgtgCTTGGGCTGTCTCCATGACTAAGAggaatgacttagctgtttttCCCTACTGTGGTCTAAGAGATGGAGGGAGTTTGACTTTGGTTTCTTAGCCTCTGACTGCTTTTCATCCaggcttcttcccttttcctgcaGGGCCAACGATCAGTGGTGCTAGGGGCCCTGTTTGCGCTCATCACCCTCCTCATCCTCTACAGCTCCAACAGCGTCAATGATGTCTTCCCCTATAGTTCTCTTCGAGGCCACTTCCACCGGCCACCCAACCTGAAGAAGTGGGCTATTGCTGACAGCTATGTCCCAGTCCTTGGCAACAAGGTAGGAAGAGAGAGGGCTGGCCATTCCAGAGTTATGGGGAGTCTGGGAGTTACTTCTCCTGAGAACCTAGGTGGGATCCAGGAATGAGCACTCTTAAGAGGACCAGTTATTATGAGATCATCGAGCTAGAAATAGAAGAGATCCAAAGactatctagtctaactcctacattttatggagaaggaaactgaagcccaggtagggtaagtgacttgaccaaggtggTCCCACAGGTAATTAGTagcaaagacaggatttgaacccagttctcttaCTCCCAAGTTAGTCTTCTCATTGTACATACCACACTGCTTCTACTTATGGGGAGGCCCTTCCCAGAGATTACCCTCACCTATCCATCCACCCAGAAAGGAATGGGAATGGGAGCATTGGATACCCCTTCAGAAATGTTCCCctggattaaaaaaattattgatgctTATTTTATATTGCAGTCAATTCCCAATgagtcctccctcctccccttctcacatcaatattccccccccccttgtAACAGAGTATAATAAAggaaaactaatcaacacattgGCTGTTGTCTGAAAATGCGTCTCCTTCTATACCTGGAGTCTGTCACCTCTCTGTTGTGAGGCAGGTGATACCCTTTAATGTCAGTCCTCTGAAGTCACATCTGGTCCCCTTTTGATCATAGATTTGAAGTCTTtgagaattgttttcctttacattcttgTGGATGGAGTGTAAATGGTTCTGGTTTTCCCTTGGCTTTTTGAGATACTGTGGATATGAAGATGTAGGCCTGGGGTCGGGACACCAGGAAGTGTGTTGTTTTATACCCAatcatttgtttccattttctccatTTGATACTAAGCTCTAGTAGTGGTCACAAGGCTCTTATCAACTATTTGAATGAGGAGCTTAATGCCATATTTATAGATGATAACCAATTATTTAATCaatctgcatttattaagtgtaaatgatgtgctaggcactgtactgaaTACTGAGGAGGGAAAGTgcaaacagtccctgtcctcaaggagcttactttttccccttccaataaacaagcatttattttttgtttcctttagcCTTtcctgttgtttagttgtttcaaattctttgtgaccacatttggggttttcttggcaaagatactggagtgatttgccatttccttctccagttcattttatagataagaaaactgaggcaaactgggttaagtgacttacccagccccattgctctatctactttgccacctagttgctctgaCCTCTCCTAccccattaaaaagaaaacaaaaccaaaagccaaacccttgtaataaatatatataaccaagcaaaacaaaaccctatatTGGCcgtgtccaaaaatgtatatctcagATTGCATTATCAACTCTCCAATAAGAGGTaagtagcatttttcattatcagTCTTTTGGAGTCATGGTTTGTCAGTTGATTAGAATTtttaggtctttcaaagttgtttgtctttacagtattgttattACATAAATCATTCTGGTTCTCTTcatctcattctgcatcagttcatagacgtcttcacaggtttctctgaaatccttccTTTCAGcctttcttacagcatagtagtattctgtcacattcatataccattatttggttagccattccctagttgatggatACCCCTTAGTGTCTAGCTTTTtaccattacaaaaagagctattataatttttttttgtacatgtgggtcattttcctctttcgCTGATCTTTTTGGGGTATAAACCTTGTAGTAGCAAAGGGTATAATGGCCATTTAAGGACTTTaggggcataattctaaattgttttccagaatgcctAGAACAACGTGGCACTCCATTTGAATCACAAGGAAGTGAATTATGAATTCGCTTTTCTAAGATACTAATTCACAGAGGAACATGCATCCTAATAGTGGAGGTAACCTGTACATAAATAGAGGAATACAATACATTAGAAGAcagaatcagggggcagctagatggcgcagtggatagagcaccggccctggagtcaggagtacctgagttcaaatccgatctcagacacttaatacttaactagctgtgtgaccctgggcaagtcacttaaccccaattgcctcactaaaaaaaaaaaaaataaaataaaataaaaaaaaagaagacagaatcAGAATTTAAAAAGATCTAACATGATAAAACTTAATTGGAACAAATGTTAAATGGTACACTTATATTAAGAAAAATCAGCTGCTCAGATACAGGATGGAAGAGATCTAGATTAacaatttgttgtttgttttttcagtcatgtctgattctgtgacaccatttggagttttcttggcagagatactggaatggtttgccatttccttctctagctcattttacagatgaggaaactgagacaaactggggtaaatgacttgctcagggtcacacagctagtaggtatctgagactggatttgaccatgggtcttcctgactccccagcaggcactctgtgcactatagcatcacctggctgccccaaatcAACAATAATTCATGTTAAAAAAgacttaggggggcagctaggtggcacagtggataaagcactggccctggattcaggaggacctgagttcaaatccagtctcagatacttgacacttactagctgtgtgaccctggacaagtcacttaaccctcatagcccaaccaaaaaaaaaaaaaaagacttagggaTCTTACTGGACTGCAAGTCAGATGTAAGCCAGCAGTTGATACAACTACCAAACATGGTGGTATAACTTAACTAGAGTCTAAAATGTGGAGGCTGAGAGTTTCACTATACTTTGCCCTGGTCAGAAGCATGTAAGAGAAGGCCACCATGACCCTAGGTaggtcacttaatatctctgagactcaatttcatctataaaatgaagaggacaATAGTGACTCCCTCATGGgattgttggaaggatcaaatgagattttatctatgtgtgtatacatatatagatatataaaacatgtatacacacacacacacaaagtgtttTCAACCTTTAAAGCAACATATAggatctaaattttctttctttctttctttcttccttttttggtggagcaatgagggttaagtgactttcccagggtcacacagctagtaagtgtcaagcatctgaggtcacatttgaactcaggtcctcctgaatcgagggttggtgctttctccactgcgccacctagctgcccctggatctaaattttcatagaaatatagctctggaagggaccttccaaTCAAAAGTGTCTAACAGCTTCATTTTTCTGGTTGGGAAATGAGACCGAGGGATACTGAGTCACCTACTGAAGGTCATGCAGATGAGTGGAAGAGCTGGGGTTGGATATAAAATCAGAGAATCTTCTTCTCCTTCGGCAGACACTGACCTCCCACTGTCACCAGTGTGTGATCATCACCAGCTCAAGTCACCTCCTGGGCACAAAGCTGGGACCAGAGATCGAACGCGCAGAGTGCACCATTCGCATGAACGATGCGCCCACCACAGGCTACGAGGTGGACGTGGGTAGCAAGACCACCTTTCGAGTTGTGGCTCACTCCAGCGTGTACCGCGTTCTACGGCGGCCCCAAGAGTTTGTCAACAAGACCCCGGAAACTGTGTTCATCTTCTGGGGTCCTCCCAGCAAAATGCAGAAACCCAATGGCAGCCTGCTACGGGTCATCCAGCGCGTGGGTCTTGCCTTCCCCAATATGGCCGCCTATGCTGTCTCGCCCACCCGCATGCGTCAGTTTGATGACCTCTTCCGGGGTGAGACGGGCAAGGACAGGTACCGGCTTCCCTGTCTACTCAGGCTCCCTGGCCCTGGCATTTCTTTTACCTCACACCAGCAATTGTGCCTATCCTtgacccccccccatcccagcaTGCACTGTGCTGATTCTTCTTTGCTGGTGCAGTCACCCATAGCACACACTGTTTTCTGTGGGCATTATCACTCCAAATATACAatgagtcaatcaataagcatttattaagcatctgttatatGCCAGTCATTATGCTAGGTagtggggctacaaagaaaattAGAAGGTCCCTTGTCCTCAAGGGGATATGGACAAGATAGGAtttacacatataagtatatgaaaaagaaatacaaactagTGTTGTACATTAGGGTGGTAtgtattgggggaggaggcaggttagaaatcaagaaaatgtCCATGTAGATGGTGTTTGAGATgaactttaaaagaaacaaaaactggggcagctaggtggcgcagtggataaagcactggccctggattcaggaggacctgagttcaaatccaacctcagacacttgacactagctgtgtgaccctgggcaagtcacttaaccctcattgccctatgagcccccccccaaaaaaataaaaaaaataaaagaaacaaaaacaggtGAAGAGGGAGTGTATCCCAAGCATGTGCCAAGCTGTTTGTGTAAAGatatggagaggagagggggcagctaggtggttcagtggataaagcactggccttggattcaggaggacctgagttcaaatccagcctcagacacttgacacttactagctgtgtgaccctgggcaagtcacttaaccctcattgccccacaaaaattaaaaaaaaaaaaagatacggAGAGGAGAGATGGGATGGGATGTGAGTGTGCGTGCGTgcgggcatgtgtgtgtgtgtatgtgtgtgtaagagaATAGTAGTTTTGAGACTGTGTCAAAGGGGTAATACataagaaagctggaaaggtaggttggactTAGTTTTTGCAGGGCTTTAgaggccaaacagaggagtttgtatttaatcctaggAGAGTCCATAGAGagttgccccccccctttttttttagtgaggcaattggggttaagtgacttgcccagggtcacacagctagtaagtgttaagtgtctgaggctggatttgaactcaggtactcctgattccagggctggtgctctatccactgcgccacttagctgccccgagttgCCCCCTTTTTAAGCAGGAGAGTGACAGGGTCCCACCTGAGCTTTAGGAGAACTATTTTGGCAGCTTGGTGGAAgacttggagaggggagagactggaagcaggtaGATCAGTAGGAGACTAGTCTAGAGAAGAGATGATAGGGCTGGTGAGCATGTGCCtggagatgttgtagaggtagacTGGACAAGACTCGGCGCTGACTTGGATAGGGAGGCCTGATGGAGAGTGAGGGATTGAGGATGATTCTAGTTGCAGGCCAGGGTAGctggaaggatagtggtgcccttgTCCCACAAAGGAGAGCTGGGTCTAGGAGGATCTGCAGGAAAAGTCACCCCTATGCCACTCACAGTGCCACAATCCAACATGGCTATTGCTTTACATACAAAATTTTACTGAGGAATCATGGGATGAAATGgacattggatcatagatttagaagggaccttagaggacatccaatccaaaccctcattttactgatggagaaaggtttaagtgtcttgcccagggtcacataggtaataagtagcagtgATAGGCTTTGAACTTTGAACCCAGATTGCTCGAATTCAAGGTCAGCCGTCTTTCCACTGAATCACTGacgccaagaaaaagaaagtaccaAGTTCATGAAGGTCAAGTTACAGAGATTCATCCTCTCTTGGCTATGTTTGCTAGATTAAGGGAGGGCTTGGGGAATCCTTGCACccctggagagagggagaaactgGTATTGAGGAAGTAGAGGAGCTGCCAACCTAATAGATGTGGGAATCATGGGTGTGAGGGACTAAGAAATCCTAGGATCAGCATCACCTTTAGAAAGAActttaaggggggcagctaggtggtgcagtggacagagtgtggagtcaggaggacgtgagttcaaatctggcctcagatacctaatagctgtgtcaccctgagcaagtcatttaaccttgtttgcctccagaaagaaagaaagaaagaaagaaagaaagaaagaaagaaagaaagaaagaaagaaagaaagaaagaaagaaagaaggaaagaaagaaagaaagaaggaaagaaagaaagaaagaatcttaaGATTTCCTCTAGTTCAGCCCCTTCCTTTTTCTGATGAAgcaactgagatccagagagattaGACTGACTTGCCTGAGATGACACAGGTAGAATGCTGATTGCCAAGATTGGAATCTAGGTCCTTGGACATAATTCAATGtactttccattacaccacacttcTTATGGAGAAAGATATGGGGCTCAGGGGCTAAATCCTGTCCTTCCCActgaggctgatttttttttttttaaacgaccAGGTCTAATGAGTAATGAGGGAAGGACATTTCTCCACATTGGCTTCTTTGGATGGTTCTGGACTGAGAGTGATTGGCCAGAGGGAGGCTGTGGAACAggttttaaaaggaagaatagggggcagctaggtggcgcagtggatagagcaccggctctggagtcaggagtccctgagttcaaatccggcctcagtcacttaaccccaattgcctcactaaaaaaaaaaaaaaaaaaaaggaagaataggtGGGTGGGTAGATACAGTGGTTAAATACCAGTTCATGGCCTTCCTCTCCTTCTCACCTGGACCTATGCTTGACTCCCTTCCCCAAAGCTTCCCCTGCCTTACCATCTACTCTCTGGCTCCTGGCCCATAGGGAGAAGTCTCGATCCTGGCTGAGCACAGGCTGGTTCACCATGGTAATTGCCGTGGAGCTCTGTGACCGGGTCCACGTTTATGGGATGGTGCCACCCAACTACTGCAGGTAAGGTTTCTGCTCTTCCCtgatctcttccctcttcccacacCCCACCTTGGCTAGAGGTCCCTGGGATGGGACTAAACATCCCATATCCCCACCTGACCCCATAAGTGGGAAGATTAAATTACTTTGTAGCTTCACCAGGATAGCCCTCACCCAACCATCAGTCAACTTATCTCCACCCCAAAACCGTTTAGCCATTATCCCCCTCCTAGTCGGGAAACTTCCTGAGGACAGGAAACACATTTCATCTAAACTTTGTGTATCTCCTAGGTACAATATAAACATTCAACAAACgtttgttgaatggatgaatCAATATATGATAGTCAGAAATTGTTAAgagtttggaagggaccttagtggtcatctagttcaaccctgtctcattttaaagaagaggaaatagtgACATACCCAAGAACATATAACTCGTCCCACATTTGAGTCCTGTCTCCACCATGAACTAGCTATTTGGTCTTGCCTTTAAACTCCACTTAATCCAATTGTCTGGACCAACCAAAGTATCACTGGATtaatttgggagggggaggaggtatGTGCGGGGCCACTCAGAGCCTCAGGGACCTTTCTTATCCTATCAGGAGGGGGGCAAGCAGGGGAGCATCTCTTTTCCCCAGTGAGGGCCGTGAGGAGCACCATCCTTTAGCATCGTTCTCTTTCCTTTGTCCGCTCTCCAGCCAGCGGCCCCAGCCCCACCGGATGCCCTATCACTACTACGAACCCAAGGGGCCAGATGAATGCATCACCTACATCCAGAATGAGCGGAGCCGCAAGGGCAATCACCACCGCTTCATCACTGAGAAGAGGGTTTTCTCCTCCTGGTCTAGGGCCTACAACATTACCTTCTCCCATCCTTCCTGGACATAAGGGTATTTCCTGGACAATCAGGGCTCAGAGGGTAGGCTCCTAGACAATCAGGGGGTAGGGGTTAGGTCCTGGCCAGTTGGGACTCAGGAGAATTCTACTGTCCAATCAGCATCTCAACTAGTCAATCTTGGAGCCTCTTCTAGTCATTCAAGGCCTGGAAGGCCGGAACTCCAGGTTATTTGGCATGTTTGAGGGTATCTTTTGGCCAATCAGGGTCTTGGAAGCATATCTTAGCTAAACAGGGTCTGGGGTACATTTCCTAATGAATCAGGGTCTTGGGGTATCCTCCAGCCAACCTGGGCTGTGATCCCATTTCTGAGTTAATTAGAGGACAAAGATATATGACCTTCCCCATGAGGCCTTAGTTCTAATTTCTTTGACCCTGAGGTGTTTCCCCCTGAagagacaccaaaaaaaaagaaaaaaagaaaaaaaaaacttccagttTTTTTCCAGTCAACTTTAGAAAAGTTCCTGGGCCCAGAGACACTGGGGGCTTGGACCAAGAGCTGTGAGAGGAAGCACATAACATGCCCTTTGCCACAGGCACAAGCCACTTTGATTGGTCTCGGTGCCCCTGCCCACTGAAGCCTGGGCCTGCTCTCTCAGCAAGTCCTCTAAGTAAAGCAGGACGCagcctccccttctctccagtaGCTGGGTTCATTTTGTCCCAGCCCGATGGGAGAGTCGAGCATAGTCCTTAGCATTTCTGTGGCCCTGTGCTTTCCAGgggcttttttctttattccataAAACTTGGAAGTGTTTGCTTCCCCTCCCCTGGCACtcaaaatgggaagaaaagaaagagaaatgattgtATGCTGTGGGGGCTGAGACCCTGGGTTCTAGTCTCTACTCTGCTGCTAATTCATTactggaccctgggcaagtgaccttCCCTCTAggggtctcattttcttcttctataaatgGAAGGGCTTGggctcaatgatctctaaggtctcttccagcccagACATTTTAGGATTCTATTTCTGACCCCatgccctttccttcctctctcttcttcagttCCCATTCTATTTCTGGTCATGGGCAGGCACGGGTTGGGAACTAATTTCTAAAGAACTCTGCTCTATCAGGATAGACAAAGGCTTCTCCCAGCCCCCCTTGCCTGTCCTTCCAATACCTCTTTCTTCCCAAGGCTGTGAttggcagggaaggaagggaagtaggCCACTCCTGAGTGGGTCGACATCCGACTAGAttcaccccctcctcccctgcccccttacAGCTGCTAATCTCGAAAATTAAATCGACAGTGcctcatttcctcttctccatttGTTCCCCATCCCACTTCCCCAATTCGATGATGTCTCAGTCTCACCTCAGTGAGGTCCCCTTCCCACCTGCCGAGTGGTTTTCTGCTAGTTTAGAACGGATCTTACGGCTGCGGGCTCTACTTATACCCAGAttccagaaaaaggaaatggggattCCAACTGCAGTTGGAATTTTGTATGGACGTCACATCTGTCTGGAGGGTTTCAAAGCCCCACTAACCAAAAGGCCACCTGGCTGCTCAAGTagttggagagggaagggggagt is drawn from Dromiciops gliroides isolate mDroGli1 chromosome 2, mDroGli1.pri, whole genome shotgun sequence and contains these coding sequences:
- the ST6GALNAC6 gene encoding alpha-N-acetylgalactosaminide alpha-2,6-sialyltransferase 6 — its product is MNKNKGQRSVVLGALFALITLLILYSSNSVNDVFPYSSLRGHFHRPPNLKKWAIADSYVPVLGNKTLTSHCHQCVIITSSSHLLGTKLGPEIERAECTIRMNDAPTTGYEVDVGSKTTFRVVAHSSVYRVLRRPQEFVNKTPETVFIFWGPPSKMQKPNGSLLRVIQRVGLAFPNMAAYAVSPTRMRQFDDLFRGETGKDREKSRSWLSTGWFTMVIAVELCDRVHVYGMVPPNYCSQRPQPHRMPYHYYEPKGPDECITYIQNERSRKGNHHRFITEKRVFSSWSRAYNITFSHPSWT